A stretch of DNA from Methanoplanus endosymbiosus:
TATGGCCCTGCGTAGGTATTGCCAAGATGTTTGTGGAAGAACTTTTCTGCATGTACTCTGTTCCAGAGAGGCGGGCCTTCACGTTTTATAATTCCCGGAAGATTTTCGTTTAACAGTTCAAAGAGAAGTATGCAGTTGTCTTCTCCCATATATTCGCTGTATCTGCTGACTGAAAATCCGTTTCTCTCAAGCATCTCCTCAATGCCCAATACACTCTTTCTGAGCTGTGGCACTACAATGTCGGGGATTGCATTGGGCGTTTTAAAGACAATTGCGTGGATTGATGTGCCCCTCTCTGCAATTATCTCTTTAAATTCCTCTTCTGTGAGTGCATTCTTTTTCCGGACCTCAAAAAAGATCTCCGAGGGCATTTCAAGATATCCCCTTGCATATTCGGAGAACTCGGCCATCTTTGATGCCGAGAGTGATGCCGCGACATTTCTTCCCGGATCGACGGGATCAACGACAGTCAGTGGCTCATCAAAATCTTTTGTTCTGTGATCTTCAATGTCAATTACCAGACCCGGTTTCCATTCGGATGCCGCTGCTTTTATGAAATTTCCAAATCCGCCGTAATGGTAAACCAGAAGTTCGCAGAGATATCCTGCAAACCCTTCCGTCATATGATCTGAGCCGTACACTCCGCATGATTTTGCAAACCTTTTTGCAAGTAGGATGTCATCCGTAAGTCCGGTCACTTTCTCTTTTATATATCTTGTATGAAATGGGGTTCTGTCAACTGCGCTGAGGATATTTGCTGTTGATCTGATATTATAGCACGGGACAAGATCGATGTCAAACCCTTTGATATTTGTATTGATGTACGGGTGTTCTGCGTATTTTTCAACCGGAACTCCGCCGAATCTGGCAGTTATCTCTTTTGCCAGAGAGAGTCCCTTCTTCTCAAGGTCCTCTCTTGTGACAGACGGGTCAAAGAGCATGAATACGTCAAGATCCCGGTCGCCTGATACCCAGGTGTCGCGTGCAATTGATCCTACAACCATACCTGTTGCATCTTCACTCCTGTCAACTTCGGCAAGCAGTTCTAAGGCTACAGATTCCACTCTGTCCCGCTCTTCCTGCTTTGGCCTGATCGTCAGAAGTATGTTATCTTCGATTTTTGAATATTTCAAAACTTTACCTCCAGAATATCTTCGTACACCGGCCCCTGTGGTGTCAGTGTGCTCTTTTTGAGGTATATCGCTGAAACCTGAAATCTCTCCGGACTGAAACTGAAGTTGTCCTTACAGTTTCTGTAAATTATCTCTTTTAATCCGGGTTCGTATTTTTTAATCCTTGCAAGGGTTGCGTGTGCTTTAAAATCCCTCTTCTCCTTAGGTATGCCTGCCTGGCTGAGCAGTTCCTCAACGGCGCTGAAGAGTTCTTCTGATTCGCCTTCGTCAGTGCAGGGGATCCATATCACCCGCGGGTTTCTTCTGCTGTTTAACTCCGGTTTTCCGGTAGCCATTTCAAAAGGGTTAAAGGAGAGTTTTTTTAGGGCGGTGATAATTTCACTGAGTTTATCCTCATTCACTTCTCCTATGAATTTCAGAGTGATATGTGCAATATCCGGATGTACAAATGTAAGTTTTGCATCTGATTCTTTCAATATGTTATGAACTGTATGGAACTGCTCCTTTATCTCCGGCGGCAGTTCAATTGCCACAAATACCCTTGCCATATCGTTAATATTTGTCCGGCAGTTAAGATGAATTATTCCAATGTTTTGTGAGACATTTGTGGGAAATTTCTGTCTGCCGGAAGATGGGCGTTTGCATCTGCCGGTTTAAAACTGATGGTGGTCGGACATCTGTTTGATTGTCCTAAAATCTGCATATGTTGCTTTTTTTTGAATATAATCAATAAATATTCATTTTTACGGCCGGTGAAAATATTTCGTGATGGATGCGCATGAGTACGAATATATGTCATCATAAACAATAATGTACAGCTATCTACCGGAGGTTTTTTTATTGGGAGAAAATTTAAATATTGTAGTATATACTCTTGAAGTCTGTCCAAATTGTGAATTATTGAAGACTTTTATTAAAGCAAATGGTTTTGAATATTCTGAGCTTGATCTCTCAGATCCAGCTAATATGACTGAACTTCGCCTTAACAATGTCTTTGTCAGGGAAGCGCCTGTTCTTCAGGTGGAGGATACTTTCCTTACATCATCAGAGATTTTTAAAGAGGGTTCAGTAAACGTGGATGTTGTCCTTCCTCTGATAAAAGGTGATTAACTGATGCCGGGAGAAAAAGACCGGGCCTCAAGACAGAAGACCCTTGATGGATTTACTCTCCCTCCGCTTCCGAAAGTCAGGACCTCAACCGGCCATATAATAGACTGGGACCGGGAGAGAATAGTCCGGATGATTCTGAAGGAATCACTTCTTTTAGAGGAGTTTTATGGGGGGAAAGCCGCAGATGAGGAGCTTGCAAGGGATATTGCCAGAAATGTTGAGCAGAAGATCCTTAAAATGGGGCTGAAATTCCTGAGCGGGCCGCTAATCAGGGAAATTCTGAATATCACACTCATTGAAAATGATCTTCACGAATACAGGAATGTTCTTACAAGAGTGGGCACGCCTGTGTACGATGCCCACATGATCGATGTCGGAAAGGGTTTTGAGTCCAAGGATAACGCAAATCTCCAGGAGAACGCTGAGACTTCGCATAAGAAGAAGGCTGACAAGATCAGTAAAGAGCAGTATCTTCTCCAGCTGCCGCCTGAACTTGCAGATTATCACCTCCGTGGCGACATGCACATTCATGACCTGGAATACTTTGGTACCAGGCCGTTCTGCATTGACGGCAGCACTGTCATTCCAATGAGGTCTGCCGGCCGTATCCGGAGTGTGCGGCCTGATGAACTGGCTTTCTCAGGAGATACCCTGCGTACTGATGATCTTGAACTTCTTACAAAGAAGGGCTGGGCCTGTGTGGATAAGGTTACCCGGCGTAAGGTGAATGACGGAGAACTGATCCGGATAAAGACATCGGGTGGCCGCTCACTGTCCGTCACAAAAGAGCACAGGATTCCGGTGCAGAAAGATGAAGGGATGGTTATCAGGAAAGCAGAGGATATAGTAAAGGGTGATATACTCTATGCAATCTCAGATTCAGATTCTGTCCGTGGCGAACCTGTCAGTGAGATTGATCTCATTCATGAACTGATTACATCTGTTCCCGATGACCTGCTGGAAGGGATTTATGTACGGGGAGCCGGAGAATATTTCTCCTCTGTTGTGGAGGCTGGTGAAGCTGAATCATTCCGGGGAATCTCAGAAGCCCTTGGCATCACCCACCAGAAGCAGTGGTATTCCAGGGGTATAATGCCAATCAGGCATTATCTTGAGTTCTGTAATCATTACGGGATAACTGAGAGATCAGGTGTCACAGTCGGGGCGACCGGAAGCACTCATGATCTCCCGGCCATTCTTCCTGTTACTCCTGATCTTATGCGTCTGCTTGGTTTCTTTGTATCAGAAGGAAATTACAATGCTTACCCTGAAAAGGGACAGTATAATCTCGCTATCACAGAAAACCACCAGTCAGCAGCAATCCAGGCATCAGTAACAGAGACCCTGAATACATTTGCAACAGTTACACAGCCTGTTGATGATATAACTACAATTTATGGGGCAGAAGTTGAAAGAAAGCGTGCACTACAGGTATATTTCGGAGGAAAGCTGGTTTATCTGCTATTCCGGTTTGTCTTTAATATTCCTGAAGGAAGTGTGCAGAAACGCCTGCCATGGATAGTCTATCATGCTGATGATGCCCTGCTGCGTGAATTCCTCTCAGCGCTCTTTACCGGAGATGGATCTGCATATTACAGACCGGAAAAATCTGATTGTATTGTTAATTATACAACAGCTTCTGAGTCACTTCGCCAGGAGCTTACACTCCTTCTGACATCACTTGGAATACATCCACATATTACAGAACTGTACAGTGATGATTCCGAGCGCCGGACCCTGTACCGGGTTCAGTTCCAGGGCAGAAAGAATGTTGGAATCTTTTCGGAATATGCTTCATTCCTCGATGAGCGCCAGGCTCATATTGACAGTTTTATTGCAGACTGCCATGAGATCAAAAGTGCCGGCAGACCGGAAAGTGTGGTTTCAGTTGAGCCTGACATCCCTTCCGGATCATATGTTTATGATCTCTTCCTGAAAGGTGATGGGAGCGAGGAGAGCCATACATTTTTTGCATCAGACGGGCTTTTGATTCATAACTGTCAGGACTGGGATCTCAGGTATTTCTTCTACTATGGTCTGATGCCGGATGGAAACGGGACAAAAGCCTCAGTTGCAGGGCCTGCAAAGAGGGCTGAAGTGGCAGTGCTTCATGCCGTTAAGGCTCTTGGGAGTGCCCAGACCAATTTTGCCGGTGGGCAGGGCTATTACAACTTCCTGACATTCCTGGCACCTTATTTTGAGGGTCTGGATTATGAATCCATTCTGCAGCTTATGCAGATGTTTGTCTATGAGATGACCCAGATGATGGTTGCAAGGGGCGGGCAGGTTGTATTCTCTTCAGTGCAGTTAAGCCCCGGGGTTCCAAAACTCTGGAAGGATAAGCCCTGCATATACAAAGGAAAAATCTGGGATGGTGAACAGGCACCTCTGAAGGTTTACGGTGATTTCGAGAAGGAAGTCAGGCTCCTGTTCAGGGCGCTTATGGAAGTCATGCTTGAGGGTGACTACTGGGGCAAACCGTTCAACTTCCCCAAACCTGAAGTGAGCATAGAGCCGGATTTCATGGACGAAGATGAGGAGTTCAACCGGAATAATCCCGGAATACCTTCTTACAGGGATTTATACCTCTTAACTTTTGAGCTTGCATCCAAATTCGGCACACCATATTATGACAATCAGATACCGGCGTATCGTGGCGCAGGCGAAGGTATATCATGCTATCAGTGCTGCGCCTACCAGTTTTCATCAATGGCTGATGATGACGATCACTTCGATGATAAACTCATATTCAAAGACGGGAAGCATTTCTCGATGGGTTCATGGCAGGTTGTCTCTGTCAACTGTCCAAGAGCAGCATACAAGGCTGAGGGCAGTGACGAGGCACTGTTTTCAGAACTGAAGAGGCTGATGGATGTAGCCACTGAGATCTTTAAGATTAAGAGACGCTGGATGGATAATATCCGTGCAAAGGGCAGAATGCCTTTTGCAATGCAGAGGCCGAAGGACCCCAATGATCCTGACAGTGAGATCAGGGGTGAAGTCGCAGTAGATCTTGAAGGTCTGGTCTATACTGTCGGTATTGTCGGTGTAAACGAGATGGTTAAGCATCATACCGGGTATGAACTGCATGAAAACCGTGAGGCATTTAAGCTTGCTGTCCGTGCGATGACTGAGATGGAGCTTTATGCAAAGGAGATCTCATCAAGGCAGGGGATGACCATTGCACTTGCAAGGACTCCTGCTGAGACCACCGGACAGAGGTTTGCAGTGGCTGATCTGATTGAGAGTAATTTCCATGATTATGCGGCTGATGTCGTAAAAGGAGATCTTAAGTCTGCTCTTGAAAACCTTGGAGAATCTTTTGATCTGCCGGTCTATTACACAAACGGCACCCACGTATCACCCGGAGCTGATGTAACACTTACAAAGAGAATGGAGATTGAGCATGTCTTCTTCCCGATAGTTGACGGTGGCAATATATTCCATATCTGGCTTGGTGAGGCAAGGCCCGATCCAAGGGGGCTTATGGATATGGCCATGAATCTCTGTAAAAACACCCAGATCGGATATTTTGCATTCACAAGGGATCTGACTGTGTCCTTAAAGCAGTTTACTGAATATAAGCCCGAAGATGAGAAAGAACCAGTATTTTCTCCGGTTGACAGCGGTATCCGGGTGTGAAGATATGTTTGATATCGACAGGGATATTCTCTCTATAGATATAGGGAAAGGAACCCAGGATATTCTTTTTTTTAACCCGGAAAAACCCGTTGAAAACTCAGTTAAATTTGTTCTTCCCTCTCCGAATGTTGTTGTCGGAAGGGAGATTATGGCGGCAGTAAAGACCGGGCGGCCCATTCACCTGAAGGGTTTTACTATGGGCGGCGGGAACTGTGTAAAGGCAGTGACTGATGCAGTAAATTCCGGAACAGAAGTAACGGCAACTGAGGAGGCCGCACTTACAATAAGGGACAATCCTGATGCTGTGCGTGAAAAAGGGATTGTAATAACATCTGATGCGCCTTCTGATGCCATTGTTATTGAGACCAGGGATTTTATGGAGAGGGAGATAAAAGGTGTCTTTGACTCCTTCTCTCTTGAATATCCCAAAAATTTTGCCTTTGCAGTTCAGGATCATGGGTTTTCTCCGGATATGAGCAACAGGCTATACAGGATGAATCTCTTCAGGGGACTTTTGGATGAGCATGACTGGAGTATCAACTCTCTGACATCAGATCCTCCGCATCCTTCAATGACGAGGATGCAGTCAGTATTAAAGCAGGCACCGGGAAGTCTTGTGACAGATACCGGCCCTGCGGCAATAATGGGTGCATTGTGTGATCCTGTTGTGAAGAAGATGTCAGAATCCGGTCTTGTGCTTGTCAATGCCGGAAACGGGCATACGCTTGTCTTTACGATTAAGGGCAGTGAGATATACGGGATATTTGAGCATCATACAGGAAGGCTCTCAACTTCCGGTCTGCTTAAGTATATTGAGGAGCTTAAGAGAGGCACAATTTCCGGGAAGGAAGTCTTTGATGACAACGGGCATGGTGCGGAGGTGAGAAAGCCTCTGCTGACTGATAATATTGCAGTTACCGGGCCTAACAGGCTTAATCTTCTTCCGGATGCCTACCAGGCTGCACCGTATGGCGATATGATGCTCTCCGGATGTTTTGGCCTTCTCAGATTCTGGGAAGAGCTTAGAGGGTGAACTACGCCACGCTTTCGAAGGGAGACTTCTCGCTTAATCTGTTAAAGTTTTGAATTTTGCAGGCGGTAATTATAGTCCCTCACCATACTTTTATTAATAACTTCCGCTTATGATTTGATATGCCCAGGCCTGAAAAAATTTCTATTATACATCATATGACTATAGAAGGACTGAATATACAAATTACTAAATTAGAGACAAACACAAAAGTGTTAAACAGATTACATTTTATAAAACATCGGTATAGTGGATATAGTGTTGAAAAAGCAGCTGAAATGGTCGGAGTATCCCATAATACAGGTTACATTTGGCAACGGAGATGGAATGAAATAGGTTATAATGGTTTAATTCCTCGCTATGCCGGAGGGAAACCATCAAAACTTTCAGATGAAGAGAAGGAGGATTTATTAGTTAAATTAAAACTAAAGAACCATTGGGCCACTAATGAGGTTAGAAATCTAATAAAACAGGAATATAATGTTGAATATTCAACTAAACAAATAAGATTAATACTCAAAAAATTTGGAATGAAGTATTCTAAACCATATCCATTAGATTACAGAAGGCCAGCTGATGCTGAGGAAATTCTAAAAAAAAATATTGGGGATATTGAAAAAGGCACTATAATTGGTTTTTTTGATGAATCATCTCCACAAACCACGTCAAACTCGCAAAAATTGTGGTATTTCAACAAGGTTCCTTTAATCAAAAATACAACCAAATACAAAGCAAACACATTTGGTTTCTATGCAATCAATGGCAAATCAGTTTTAGAGTTTATGGAACATTCAAAAAAAGAAGATGTATGTTCCTTTTTAGAGGATATAAGAAATCAAAATCCTGAAATACCAATATTGATTGTCTTGGATAACTCTAGATCTCATAGGGCAAATCTTACTATAGAAACTTCTGAAAAGTTAGGCATAAAATTAGCTTTTTTACCCCCATATTCTCCGGATCTTAATCCAATTGAATTCATTTGGAAGAGTATAAAACGAGTTATTTCAGAAACGTTCATCTATAATTTGGAATATATGAAGGATATAATAAAGAGTAATTTCCTAATCTACAGTAGTAAAAAAAGTTATGCTGGAAGTTGGATGAAAAAATTTCTTCCTGAGGAATATATTTAATAAACCATAGGTACTGGACTATAGTAAATGGTCACCTGAAATTAATCAGTTGTGATTATAATTAACCGCCTTTTTTTATGTTCCTGAAATTACTTATAAATAAAAACAGAATCAAATTGTTCCCATGGAAAGGCAGGATTTAATATTTTTTATCGGCGCAATTGCCATAGTAGTAATTCTGGCTCTTGTTGTAAAGCCGTTAATAAACGGAGACCCGATTATTCCCCTGCCTGAAGAATCAAATGATACAATATCAGTCCCGCAGCAGATTCCTGTTCCGCAGGGCGCTATGGATAATCCCTATTCTCCGTCCCTTTCAGTAAATCCTACAGCAGCATCTACTCCTGAATGGGACGGGCAGACTCCGAGAGAGGTGCAGTTTGTAGATCCCTCAACTTACAATATGCAGTGGGAGTCTCAGCTCAAAGACTTTGGGTTCAATGTCCCTGCTGATGAGGAGATAAATGAGACATATGTCACATATGCCGAGATCAACGGTCAGTGGGATGCTACAACTCAGATATTCAATATTCCGTATCCATACTGGATTATGGATGTGACGCTGGAGGATTTTGGTTCTGTTGGTGGTGAGGGTGCAGAAGCAGGTCAGCAGTTCTATCTCACCCCTTCAATAAACATTCAGGTGATGGATGCCGATAAGCCAAACGGCGTTGAATATATCCTTAATACCATGACTGAAGCCCCTCTGCCGGAGGAAGTACTTCTGGAAGGCGTGGATGAATCCGGGGCAACAATTGAGAGGGGAGTGTTTGAAGGTTTCATCTGGCGGCATGAATTTTATGAAGGATTTGGGAATTATTACTTCATAATCCACCCGAATATGCTTCAGTCCTATAAGATAGAGATTAAAATTCCGGCCGGTTATGTCTGATCTGTGTCAGCTTCAGAGTAGTTCCGGTGCGTGCCGGAATTAAAAAAGAGATCTGGATTTGAGCTGAGTCCTGAAAATTCCGGTCTGAAATTTTATTTTTATTTCAGATATTCAGCTTTATTGAGATATTTGGTTTTTTGCATCAGTTTTGTAATTTTTGTAACTTTTTTGCAGATATACTGTGAACAGCTATAAATTCCCTGATAATTTTAGCTGCAACCATTGCAGTCTGGCCTGAATCTGTCGGGCAGACCTCTACATAATCAAATGCAGATGCGTAAGGACCGATCTTTCTGATAACATCTCTGATGTCAAATGTGTCAAGCCCGAACGGTTCAGGTGTTCCAAGTCCGGGAGTCAGGCAGCAGTCGATGGCATCTGCATCAACGGACAGGTAGGTTTTTCTTCCGGAGATTATGCTGATTATTTCATCACAGATTGCAGCTATGCCCCTTCTTCTGACATCATCAGGAGAATAGAGATGAATCCTGTCATTGTCCTGTGCAAGCCGGAATTCTTCTTCAGGGCCGCTTCGTGCGCCGATGATGAATATCTCTGCGCCCATATCAAAGGCCCTTCTGGTGACACAGGCGTGGTTGAAGGGAGTACTGCCGAATTCATCCCTTAAATCCAGGTGGGCATCGCAGACTACATAGCATTCGGGCCTTATGGCATTCATCGCACCTATTGTCAGTGAATGCTCTCCACCGAGAATTACCGGGAATTTATTGTCTTCTGTGAAGTCACGCACTGCTGATTCAACTTCGCATACCACCATCTCAGGAACGGTTGATATTTCAAGATCACCCATGTCGCATACCGCAATTTCAGAGAAATGTATATCTAAATCCGGAAGGTATGTCTCAAAATTCCAGGATGCTTCTCTTATGGCCTTGGGGCCAAGCCTTGTTCCAGGAAGGTACGATGTTGTTCCGTCATAAGGCACACCAAACATTATATAATCAGCATCAGCATATTCGGACTCTGCATCTGCAAAAAAAGGTTTTAGAAAGTATTGCATTTTATCTAATTGTCAAGTTTCTTCTTTCCAAGTGATGAGATGTATGGAATTTCTGAACCAGCCTCAAGTTTTGAAGCTTTATCTTCACCAATATTCATCTCAAACATCTCAAAGTCCTTGACATCCATTAACTGGACTGTGTCGCCTGCTATTGATATGACCTGCGCGCTTCTTCTCTCTACAATCGGGACGTAGGTCTTTGCTGAAACCGGCTGAACGATTGATCTCTTTACGCCGTCAAATATTCCCATTGCATCAATTCTTGACTTTGCAGCACCGTGTTTTCCGGGTTTTGAGGTGGCTATTGAGAGAATTTTACATGGTTCCTCTTCAATTACAACGTAGCGGCCTTCTTTTAATTTTCCAATTTCTGTCTGTTCTTTCATGATGATCAAACTCTATATATTATATCTAAATCACCTTAAATAAAATCAACGAAAAAAGAAAGGTTGGTTACAGGATGCAGAAAGATTTTAAAAAACACTGTGAGGAGATGTCACAGAGGGTAATTGACGGTATTTCCGGGATTGCAGGTACCCGTGAGGGCGCAGGAATTGTCTGTCAGGGTGCTGACGGCACGCCGACAAAACTTATCGACAAAATCGCGGAAGATATTATATTTAATTATATACGGGAGAATAACCTCTGCCGTTATGCGATCAGCGAGGAGGCCGGAATATATGATTTTGGTTCAGGTGAGGGCCGGATTTTTCTTGATCCGGTTGACGGGACGCACAATGCACTGACCGGAAACCCGTTTTATGCTCTCTCTGTTGCCTATGAGTATGAAGGAGAGATTACACATGCATTTGTGAAGGATCTCGCACATGGCGAACTGTTTTATGCCTCTGAAGAGACTGGTGCTGAGGTGGACGGGGAGAAAGTATCTGTATCTGATACTGATCTCCTGGAGAAGGCAACACTCAGCGTCTATGGTAAGAAATTTGATCCGACAACCATACAGAAACTCGGCAAAAAGATAAGGCGGTGGAGGCTGTACGGTGCATCAGCCCTTGAACTCTGCTATGTCGGTGCGGGCCGGCTTGACGGGTTTGTTGATGTCAGGGATACATTAAGGGTCACTGATGCCGCGGCCGGCATGTTTTTCTGTAAATGTGCAGGTGGTGTTGTTACTGACCGGACGGGCGGGCCGGTTAATTTTTCTGATGATGTATCGGACGGGCGCTGCCTTGTTGCGACAAACGGATGTATTCATAGTAAGGTTATCGAATATCTCAGGTGAGAGTAGAAGGGCTGTTAGGTTTTGCATATGAAATTTGGAATTGTATCGCGTCCGGACAATAAGGATGTTTTAGAGTATGCAAAGGAATTTGGTGAATTCATATCCAAAAGAGGGCATGAGGTAATATTTGAGAAGAAGACGGCGGATGCACTCGGCATTGAAGGTGGGGTTCTCTTCTCCGGAATTGATACTGATATTATAGTTGTTATCGGAGGGGATGGTTCTGTTCTTCGGTGTGTCCGGGAGATAAGCAGGCAGATTCCTCTTCTCTGTATCAATAAGGGCCATGTGGGATTTTTATCTGAACTTGAGCCTGATGAGGCAAGGGAGCAGTTTGAGAAGATTGAATCCGGAAATTACACTCTTGAGGAGCGGATGAGGCTTTCAGTGAAGGTTGACGGTTATAATGTCGGTGATGCACTCAATGAGGCTGTCATTGTCACATCGCGTCCTGCCAAAATTCTTGAGTTTACAATAAATGTGGATCATGTTCCGGCTGAGCGGTTCAGGGCGGACGGTGTTCTGATAAGCACGCCTACAGGTTCCACAGGTTATGCAATGAGTGCCGGCGGGCCTATTGTTGATCCCTTTATTGAATGTTTTCTGGTAGTGCCGCTGGCACCGTACCATCTCTCGTCAAGGCCGCATCTCATCAGCATTGAGCGAAGGGTTGGTGTTGAGCTTGACAGCCCCAAGCCGGCTGATCTTGTTATTGACGGTGAGCTTATTATGGAACTGTACAACGGCAATGTTGTTACGGTTGAGAAATCTGAGAATCCGGCATTATTCATCAACCTCGGCAAAAATTTCTTTGCAAAAGTTGACAGCAAACTGAAGAGTGTGTGATTTTTAATCTATTTTTCTGGAATATTTTGGTTGTTTCATTTTCAGAGTAGTAGGCTATTTAACTGCACCATGGGACCTGCCATCCTTAATGCTGAATTTTTTTGTTCCTGTCAGTAGAGTAAATCTGCTCATAATTTTCTGATGGTTATTCTGCAATACCTTCTCCCGTTTGTTCTGACAATTTGTAAAAGGCTTATCAGTTCTGCAGATCAATTCTTTAAACAGGAGGTTTGTGGAAATTGCAGGTTTCAATGAAGCTTGAGGTCAGGGATCTGCCGGGGCAGCTCCTTGAAGCCTTAAAACCAATATCGGAAGTTGGCGGAAATATAAAGTCGGTGATACATAAACGTGATCCGCTGTCTGAAAACGGAACTCTTGACGTTCAGATCCAGCTTGAACTTCCGGAAGGAAAGCTCGATGAGATGCTTGATCTTATTAAGAGAAGTAATGTGAATATTCTGAGGGTTGGTGAGGAGCAGCACCTGATAAGAAAGTCCTTCATTCTTATAGGTCATCTCCTGCATACTGATCTCAGTGACACTGTGCAGAAGATTGATGATACCGGATTTGCAGAAGTGGGTGAACTGTCAATGGTTATGCCGGCGATAAACGAGCCGACATCTGCGAAGATGACAATAAAATCCGACAGCCTGAAGGATATTGACCGTGCCCTCGATATTCTGCGTGATATTGCAGTGAAGAAGGATATTCTGATAATAGAACCACTGGAGGATTTTTAATGAAGATTGCAATAATCGGTTTTGGCTCTGTTGGTAAGGGAATTGCTTCAATAATCAGGGATAAAGGTCTTG
This window harbors:
- a CDS encoding amino acid-binding protein; the encoded protein is MKLEVRDLPGQLLEALKPISEVGGNIKSVIHKRDPLSENGTLDVQIQLELPEGKLDEMLDLIKRSNVNILRVGEEQHLIRKSFILIGHLLHTDLSDTVQKIDDTGFAEVGELSMVMPAINEPTSAKMTIKSDSLKDIDRALDILRDIAVKKDILIIEPLEDF
- a CDS encoding bifunctional fructose-bisphosphatase/inositol-phosphate phosphatase yields the protein MQKDFKKHCEEMSQRVIDGISGIAGTREGAGIVCQGADGTPTKLIDKIAEDIIFNYIRENNLCRYAISEEAGIYDFGSGEGRIFLDPVDGTHNALTGNPFYALSVAYEYEGEITHAFVKDLAHGELFYASEETGAEVDGEKVSVSDTDLLEKATLSVYGKKFDPTTIQKLGKKIRRWRLYGASALELCYVGAGRLDGFVDVRDTLRVTDAAAGMFFCKCAGGVVTDRTGGPVNFSDDVSDGRCLVATNGCIHSKVIEYLR
- a CDS encoding NAD(+)/NADH kinase, which encodes MKFGIVSRPDNKDVLEYAKEFGEFISKRGHEVIFEKKTADALGIEGGVLFSGIDTDIIVVIGGDGSVLRCVREISRQIPLLCINKGHVGFLSELEPDEAREQFEKIESGNYTLEERMRLSVKVDGYNVGDALNEAVIVTSRPAKILEFTINVDHVPAERFRADGVLISTPTGSTGYAMSAGGPIVDPFIECFLVVPLAPYHLSSRPHLISIERRVGVELDSPKPADLVIDGELIMELYNGNVVTVEKSENPALFINLGKNFFAKVDSKLKSV
- the speB gene encoding agmatinase, whose protein sequence is MQYFLKPFFADAESEYADADYIMFGVPYDGTTSYLPGTRLGPKAIREASWNFETYLPDLDIHFSEIAVCDMGDLEISTVPEMVVCEVESAVRDFTEDNKFPVILGGEHSLTIGAMNAIRPECYVVCDAHLDLRDEFGSTPFNHACVTRRAFDMGAEIFIIGARSGPEEEFRLAQDNDRIHLYSPDDVRRRGIAAICDEIISIISGRKTYLSVDADAIDCCLTPGLGTPEPFGLDTFDIRDVIRKIGPYASAFDYVEVCPTDSGQTAMVAAKIIREFIAVHSISAKKLQKLQN
- a CDS encoding translation initiation factor IF-5A, which encodes MKEQTEIGKLKEGRYVVIEEEPCKILSIATSKPGKHGAAKSRIDAMGIFDGVKRSIVQPVSAKTYVPIVERRSAQVISIAGDTVQLMDVKDFEMFEMNIGEDKASKLEAGSEIPYISSLGKKKLDN